From a region of the uncultured Desulfatiglans sp. genome:
- a CDS encoding Pyruvate phosphate dikinase PEP/pyruvate-binding protein, with amino-acid sequence MEKQPPESCALEVNLACTRVDVTVDERYRVIERVMAKFQGLKEGLETYLEEVCHPYRNWAFIVKETRGYALNYFHALKTHPEGVEAAGVYCDIFFMALGSAGSESVKQHAADNLLLLLQKVIREGVREVPAFYGLLDRVFESIRCLEEGLFRRFVRSFYRINRLGRDLIDAGPPDCTVASLRRLLADYYRAAYDEWMAQPDPLEWFRAEAAPDGDAVPEDVFADVRHARLAAAREDLEQALRSSEEDGLKTVERILALPGYGEIVAAYEAAPRAIEEAGGGGETGRMWKLWFLLHMMDLEGLAVLHEDVLREINRTLVRLIEHEGPERVREALEKTFTILKRMAGAYPGTALTCVLNLGQAVYKTGDCGLILFFQDRAIGMGFEAPDFRGVTDEWQLQANDAHVQNIRTWLGLIECEPRWSRRLLSALIVHLGLSGVLIRDTDLFPRDITALLNSGVRPVYNLVKQLARLFPSYFNDIGAEGPLRDVSTRLDEITRRGDALVHFVRKQSHVESSNRIVGLMEGLLHYWLTREKAPLEPYVPPGLYERLGSEGPFLDGVHAVLSQAAEAAGARGVQDLLRIPDEAIADAAAEASDVDPKEAERVRLAIRLYRLLFQKYEHGHTDLESYLGAVRPGVLPGVERLREALHEADPVSQLEGLLDHLEKLKDLILSDERFEAQEDIYYKRHFAVDIPSTYGSYHEPKFDALGLTFRLEALVNVRFENLLERIELGFLTRGSFREIRNTLRLFTRALAVDGILSKELERQLNLLDHSLAIRGFSAGQYVDIFQGFSRAVGNIVQDYFNNIHQENLLRAASEVPLTRILPRFRDPQEPEGGEADRTRFAQRVSEIFLRDRIASSLGLQTLDRLIGRILDTLRKQSEELPPESLRLLLDYEPQRAVTPFHPVEPEVNDVIHLGSKGLNLVRIRELGLPVPPGFIVTTDVFRGRELVRDYEPVRRRFEADLRRGITRLEEETGRGFGRPEKPLLLAVRSGASISLPGMMTTFLNIGLDERIVQRLAEESGSAWFAWDTFRRLQQSFGMAGGIARDRFDDLMEEHKVTAGVRHKREFSDDRMKDLALAYAALVRGQGIRVPDEPMEQLMAAVHLVFDSWFAPKAAAYRKIMGISDDWGTAVTVQGMVFGNRSRDSGAGVLFTHSPRMPADMVRLWGDFTPGNQGEDVVSGLVTTLPVSEQQAAMEERAGEGSLETLFPGIFRALKRYAETLIDQNGWTPQEMEFTFEGPEPEHLYFLQTRDMGIRERKQVQAFDIAEGEPPRVLGHGVGVSGGAMVGRVVFKREEIADWRHREPETPLVLVRGDTVPDDIVEIHEADGLLTARGGATSHAAIVAHRLGKTCVVGCTALVCMEKDSACSLDRQVLNAGDWISLDGRSGTVYLGKLKVRTA; translated from the coding sequence ATGGAAAAGCAACCGCCCGAATCTTGCGCACTCGAAGTCAACCTGGCCTGCACCCGCGTGGATGTCACCGTCGACGAGCGCTACCGGGTGATCGAACGGGTCATGGCAAAATTCCAGGGTTTGAAGGAAGGTCTCGAGACGTACCTCGAGGAGGTCTGCCACCCCTACCGCAACTGGGCCTTTATCGTCAAAGAGACGCGGGGGTATGCGCTGAACTATTTCCATGCGTTGAAGACCCACCCCGAGGGGGTCGAAGCGGCCGGGGTCTACTGCGACATCTTCTTCATGGCGCTTGGGTCCGCGGGGAGCGAATCGGTCAAGCAGCATGCGGCGGACAACTTGCTTCTGCTGCTTCAGAAGGTCATCCGGGAAGGCGTCCGGGAGGTCCCGGCCTTCTATGGGCTCCTGGACCGAGTGTTCGAATCGATCCGGTGCCTGGAGGAGGGCCTCTTCCGGCGCTTTGTCCGGAGTTTCTACCGCATCAACCGCCTGGGTCGCGATCTGATCGATGCGGGGCCCCCGGACTGCACCGTCGCCTCCCTGCGCCGCCTTCTGGCGGATTACTACCGGGCCGCCTATGACGAGTGGATGGCGCAGCCCGATCCGTTGGAATGGTTTCGGGCCGAGGCGGCGCCGGACGGGGATGCCGTACCCGAAGACGTCTTCGCCGATGTCCGGCATGCGAGGCTGGCGGCAGCGCGCGAAGACCTCGAACAGGCGCTCCGCTCCTCCGAAGAGGACGGTCTGAAGACCGTCGAGCGCATCCTGGCGCTCCCCGGCTACGGGGAGATCGTAGCCGCCTATGAAGCGGCCCCGAGGGCGATCGAGGAGGCGGGCGGCGGCGGTGAGACGGGCCGGATGTGGAAGCTCTGGTTCCTGCTGCACATGATGGATCTGGAGGGGCTCGCCGTTCTGCACGAAGACGTCCTGCGCGAGATCAACCGGACGCTTGTCCGCCTGATCGAGCACGAGGGCCCCGAGCGGGTCCGGGAGGCCCTCGAGAAGACCTTTACCATCCTGAAGCGCATGGCGGGCGCCTATCCGGGGACGGCCCTGACCTGCGTCCTGAATCTCGGCCAGGCCGTTTACAAGACCGGGGACTGCGGGCTGATCCTCTTTTTCCAGGACCGTGCGATCGGCATGGGCTTCGAGGCGCCCGATTTCCGGGGGGTCACCGACGAGTGGCAGCTTCAGGCCAACGATGCACACGTGCAGAACATCCGCACGTGGCTCGGGTTGATCGAATGCGAGCCGCGCTGGAGCAGGCGGTTGCTGTCGGCGCTGATCGTCCACCTGGGGCTGAGCGGCGTCCTCATCCGGGACACCGACCTCTTCCCCCGCGACATCACCGCGCTCCTGAACAGCGGCGTTCGCCCCGTCTACAATCTCGTCAAGCAGTTGGCGCGTCTCTTTCCGTCCTATTTCAACGACATCGGCGCCGAGGGCCCCCTGCGCGACGTGAGCACGCGCCTGGATGAGATCACGCGCCGGGGCGACGCGCTGGTCCATTTCGTTCGCAAACAAAGCCATGTCGAGAGCAGCAACCGGATCGTCGGGCTGATGGAGGGGCTTCTGCACTACTGGCTCACCCGGGAGAAAGCCCCCCTCGAACCCTATGTCCCGCCAGGCCTTTATGAGCGTCTCGGCAGCGAAGGCCCTTTCCTGGACGGCGTTCACGCGGTCCTCAGCCAGGCCGCCGAAGCGGCGGGGGCGCGGGGTGTGCAGGATCTGCTCCGCATCCCGGATGAGGCGATCGCGGATGCCGCCGCAGAGGCTTCCGATGTCGACCCCAAGGAGGCCGAACGGGTGCGGCTCGCGATCCGCCTCTACCGCCTCCTTTTTCAAAAGTACGAACACGGCCACACCGACCTCGAGTCCTATCTCGGCGCGGTCAGACCGGGGGTCCTCCCCGGGGTGGAGCGCCTCAGGGAGGCGCTCCACGAGGCCGATCCGGTCAGCCAGCTCGAAGGCCTCCTCGACCACCTCGAGAAGCTGAAGGACCTGATCTTGTCCGACGAGCGCTTCGAGGCCCAGGAAGACATCTATTACAAGCGGCACTTCGCGGTGGACATCCCCTCCACCTACGGGAGCTACCACGAGCCCAAATTCGATGCCCTCGGACTGACCTTCAGGCTCGAAGCCCTGGTCAACGTGCGCTTCGAAAACCTGCTCGAAAGGATCGAACTCGGATTCCTCACCCGGGGGAGCTTCCGGGAGATCCGGAACACCCTGCGCCTCTTCACACGCGCCCTTGCGGTGGACGGCATCCTGAGCAAGGAGCTCGAACGGCAGTTGAATCTCCTGGATCATTCCCTGGCGATCCGGGGGTTCTCGGCCGGCCAGTATGTGGACATTTTTCAGGGCTTCTCGCGGGCTGTCGGGAACATCGTCCAGGACTATTTCAACAACATCCACCAGGAAAACCTCCTGAGGGCGGCCTCCGAGGTTCCTCTGACGCGGATCCTCCCCCGTTTCAGGGACCCGCAGGAACCGGAAGGCGGGGAGGCGGACCGCACACGGTTCGCCCAGCGGGTAAGCGAGATCTTCCTGCGCGATCGGATCGCCTCGTCGCTCGGCCTTCAGACGTTGGATCGCCTCATCGGCCGGATTCTCGACACGCTCAGGAAACAGTCGGAGGAGCTGCCGCCCGAGTCGCTGCGTCTGCTCCTGGACTATGAGCCGCAGCGCGCCGTGACGCCCTTTCACCCGGTCGAGCCGGAGGTGAACGACGTCATCCATTTAGGGAGCAAAGGGCTGAACCTCGTCCGCATCCGGGAACTGGGGCTGCCTGTGCCCCCCGGATTCATCGTCACGACCGATGTCTTCCGCGGCCGGGAACTGGTCCGGGATTACGAACCGGTGCGTCGCCGCTTCGAAGCGGATCTCCGGCGCGGGATCACGCGCCTCGAAGAGGAGACCGGACGGGGCTTCGGCCGGCCCGAGAAGCCGCTCCTCCTGGCGGTCAGAAGCGGCGCGTCCATTTCGCTGCCGGGCATGATGACGACCTTCCTCAATATCGGCCTCGACGAAAGGATCGTGCAGCGCCTGGCGGAGGAGAGCGGCAGCGCGTGGTTCGCCTGGGACACGTTTCGACGGCTCCAGCAATCCTTCGGGATGGCGGGGGGCATCGCGCGGGACCGTTTCGACGATCTCATGGAGGAGCACAAGGTAACGGCCGGCGTGCGCCACAAGCGGGAGTTTTCGGACGACCGGATGAAGGATCTCGCGTTGGCCTATGCGGCGCTTGTCCGCGGCCAGGGGATCCGGGTTCCGGACGAGCCGATGGAACAACTCATGGCTGCGGTGCACCTGGTGTTCGATTCCTGGTTTGCGCCGAAGGCCGCCGCCTACCGGAAGATCATGGGGATCTCGGATGATTGGGGGACCGCCGTGACCGTGCAGGGCATGGTCTTCGGCAACCGGTCGCGGGATTCGGGCGCGGGGGTGCTTTTCACCCACAGCCCGCGGATGCCTGCCGACATGGTGCGCCTCTGGGGGGACTTCACCCCGGGCAATCAGGGGGAGGATGTGGTCTCGGGCCTGGTGACGACCCTCCCGGTCTCCGAGCAGCAGGCAGCCATGGAAGAGCGCGCCGGGGAGGGCTCCCTTGAAACCCTCTTCCCGGGGATATTCCGTGCCCTGAAGCGCTATGCTGAAACCCTGATCGACCAGAACGGCTGGACCCCGCAGGAGATGGAGTTCACCTTCGAGGGGCCTGAGCCGGAACACCTCTATTTTCTGCAGACCCGCGACATGGGGATCCGCGAGCGGAAGCAGGTCCAGGCCTTCGACATCGCGGAGGGGGAGCCGCCGCGCGTGCTGGGGCACGGCGTGGGCGTCAGCGGCGGCGCGATGGTCGGGCGCGTGGTCTTCAAGCGGGAAGAGATCGCGGACTGGCGTCACCGGGAGCCGGAGACGCCCCTGGTCCTGGTGCGGGGGGACACCGTGCCGGACGACATCGTCGAGATCCACGAGGCCGACGGGCTTCTGACCGCGCGCGGCGGAGCCACCTCGCATGCGGCGATCGTGGCCCATCGGCTCGGCAAGACCTGCGTGGTGGGGTGCACGGCGCTCGTCTGCATGGAAAAAGACAGCGCCTGCTCGCTCGACCGGCAGGTTTTGAATGCCGGGGACTGGATCAGTCTTGACGGGAGGAGCGGGACGGTTTACCTTGGAAAATTAAAGGTTCGAACGGCATAA
- the mutL gene encoding DNA mismatch repair protein MutL yields MNVIHVLPQRLASQIAAGEVIDRPASVVRELIDNAIDAGTDRISVEIGRGGRASIRVADRGVGMSREDLALCVERHATSKIRSAEDLSAIRTLGFRGEALPSIASVSRFSITSRPHHEIAALRLEMEGGGRSTITEAGAPPGTTVEVRDLFFNLPARRKFLRADRTEGRYVVDTVTQMAMPYPEIAFELEEDGRELLSLPASDKPLIRLSALVGRDVAEAMSDLKSEWGGFRVRVFTAPGEFSRKRPDRLLIYVNRRCIRDRLIHRAVMDAYGQRLMRGQYPQALVFIEMDPEEVDVNVHPTKQEVRFRNAQAVFRAVFETVQRSFGAPLTAAFAGAAPPRMDAATPPMEQAFRFRAAEPERTYGPMASDPSDPPPWRFIPEEEPEAPGGEDRPLSVIGQLGRSYILCEAAEGLVMVDQHAAHERVVYEALKEQVRDGRLATQAHLFPLEIELGAREARTALEQREQLLRVGIELDHFGGHTFLVRAVPAVLKDRDWRKLLSDLLVLAEEGRTLSGEDLLDRMLITMACHGAIRAGDRLVREEMERLLEQLKGLDVPDHCPHGRPVFRQIRYNELERMFKRSV; encoded by the coding sequence ATGAACGTCATCCATGTTCTGCCCCAACGGCTGGCGAGCCAGATCGCAGCCGGCGAGGTGATCGACCGCCCCGCCTCGGTTGTGAGGGAGCTGATCGACAATGCCATCGATGCAGGGACCGACCGGATTTCGGTGGAGATCGGCAGGGGAGGAAGGGCCTCGATCAGGGTGGCGGACCGTGGGGTGGGCATGAGCCGCGAGGATCTGGCCCTGTGCGTCGAACGCCACGCGACCAGCAAGATCCGGAGCGCAGAAGACCTCTCCGCTATCCGCACCCTGGGGTTCCGCGGGGAGGCGCTGCCGAGCATTGCCTCCGTCTCCCGCTTTTCCATCACCTCGCGCCCTCATCATGAGATCGCCGCCTTGCGCCTCGAGATGGAGGGCGGGGGGAGGTCCACCATCACCGAGGCAGGCGCCCCGCCCGGGACGACGGTCGAGGTGCGTGATCTGTTTTTCAATCTGCCGGCCCGCCGGAAATTCCTTCGGGCGGACCGCACCGAAGGCCGATACGTCGTCGACACGGTGACGCAGATGGCCATGCCCTACCCCGAGATCGCCTTCGAACTGGAGGAGGACGGCCGGGAGCTGTTGAGCCTCCCTGCTTCGGACAAGCCCCTGATCCGCTTGTCCGCTCTGGTTGGGCGGGATGTCGCGGAAGCGATGTCGGATCTCAAAAGTGAATGGGGCGGCTTCAGGGTCCGCGTCTTCACAGCGCCCGGAGAGTTTAGCCGAAAGCGTCCGGACCGTCTTCTGATCTATGTGAACCGCAGATGCATCCGGGACCGCCTGATCCACCGCGCGGTGATGGATGCCTACGGCCAGCGGCTGATGCGGGGCCAGTACCCGCAGGCGCTCGTCTTTATCGAGATGGACCCGGAGGAGGTCGACGTCAACGTCCACCCGACGAAGCAGGAGGTCCGCTTCCGCAATGCCCAGGCGGTCTTTCGGGCGGTCTTCGAGACGGTTCAGAGGTCTTTCGGGGCGCCGTTGACGGCGGCTTTTGCAGGAGCGGCGCCGCCTCGGATGGACGCAGCCACCCCGCCTATGGAACAGGCGTTCCGGTTCCGTGCCGCGGAGCCTGAGCGCACCTACGGTCCGATGGCCTCGGATCCGTCGGATCCGCCGCCGTGGCGTTTCATCCCGGAGGAGGAGCCGGAGGCGCCTGGCGGAGAGGATCGGCCCCTTTCCGTGATCGGCCAGCTGGGGCGAAGCTACATCCTTTGCGAGGCGGCCGAGGGTCTGGTCATGGTGGACCAGCATGCCGCACATGAACGGGTGGTCTACGAGGCCCTCAAAGAGCAGGTCCGGGACGGACGCCTGGCTACCCAGGCCCATCTCTTTCCCCTGGAGATCGAGCTGGGTGCGCGGGAGGCGCGCACGGCGCTCGAGCAGCGGGAGCAGCTCCTGCGGGTCGGCATCGAACTCGATCATTTCGGAGGCCATACGTTTCTCGTGAGGGCGGTGCCCGCCGTCCTGAAAGACCGGGACTGGCGAAAGCTTCTGTCGGATCTCCTCGTCCTCGCCGAGGAGGGACGCACCTTGAGCGGTGAGGATCTTCTCGACCGGATGCTGATCACGATGGCCTGCCACGGTGCCATCCGGGCCGGAGACAGGCTCGTGCGCGAGGAGATGGAGCGGTTGTTGGAGCAGTTGAAGGGCCTCGATGTGCCCGATCACTGCCCCCACGGGAGGCCGGTCTTCCGGCAAATCCGCTACAACGAGCTCGAGAGGATGTTCAAGCGCTCGGTCTAG
- a CDS encoding conserved hypothetical protein (Evidence 4 : Unknown function but conserved in other organisms), which translates to MGRKRFFLKVLCFFGLGTFIQWLQADWALAWGPGVHTLTALHLMGHLKEILPAIAGAVTAYPFEYLYGCMAADFFIGKGKKKADSHPHHWEGGFQFLGEARDDQERSYAYGFLSHLAADVAAHHIFIPKMLSLFPPGNRMGHLYWELKADYWIGTDYTQLANRVLKMDHTNCDAILGLIGGKSRGRMSASKLLYTQSVKFTGFVNANREAIWGMRTPRWPLFEQYLALTLDLSCRLVQDILTRPGESSCLRFDPMGKVPIESACHKWFSRRLRRPANRPEPFVIDPDLLKL; encoded by the coding sequence TTGGGGCGAAAACGGTTTTTTCTGAAGGTTCTGTGCTTTTTCGGGCTGGGTACATTCATTCAATGGCTGCAGGCCGATTGGGCTTTGGCGTGGGGGCCGGGGGTCCACACCCTCACCGCCCTTCATCTGATGGGGCATCTGAAGGAGATCCTGCCGGCCATCGCCGGGGCGGTGACCGCCTATCCCTTCGAATACCTTTACGGCTGCATGGCGGCCGATTTTTTCATCGGCAAGGGGAAGAAGAAGGCCGACAGTCATCCGCACCACTGGGAGGGCGGGTTCCAGTTCCTCGGCGAGGCCCGCGACGATCAAGAACGCTCCTATGCCTATGGGTTCCTGTCCCATCTCGCGGCGGATGTCGCGGCGCATCATATCTTCATTCCCAAGATGCTCAGCCTCTTTCCGCCCGGTAACCGGATGGGCCATCTGTACTGGGAGCTCAAGGCCGATTACTGGATCGGGACCGATTACACGCAGCTGGCGAACCGGGTTCTCAAGATGGACCACACGAACTGCGACGCCATCCTCGGACTCATCGGCGGGAAGAGCCGGGGCCGGATGAGCGCCAGCAAGCTCCTCTACACGCAGTCGGTCAAGTTCACCGGCTTCGTGAATGCCAATCGCGAAGCGATCTGGGGGATGCGCACGCCGCGCTGGCCGCTCTTCGAACAGTATCTCGCGCTGACGCTCGATTTGTCCTGCCGCCTGGTGCAGGATATCCTCACGCGCCCCGGTGAGAGTTCCTGCCTCCGCTTCGATCCCATGGGCAAGGTGCCGATCGAGTCGGCCTGTCATAAATGGTTTTCGCGGCGTCTGCGAAGGCCCGCCAATCGGCCGGAGCCGTTTGTGATCGATCCTGATCTGTTGAAGCTATGA
- a CDS encoding hypothetical protein (Evidence 5 : Unknown function), which yields MAFDAPAPCGFVLHDLPSESKRVEGSFLGPRRALPEIEEKLVRGDSATESGKPAASGKGGLPWGPSR from the coding sequence ATGGCCTTCGACGCGCCTGCGCCATGCGGCTTCGTCCTTCATGACCTGCCGTCAGAATCAAAAAGGGTTGAGGGTTCTTTCCTGGGGCCGCGAAGGGCTTTGCCTGAAATCGAGGAAAAGCTGGTCCGGGGGGACAGCGCAACGGAAAGCGGAAAACCGGCCGCTTCGGGAAAGGGGGGATTGCCTTGGGGGCCGTCGCGATGA
- a CDS encoding hypothetical protein (Evidence 5 : Unknown function) has translation MKMAGPLHLAGIEVQKLQAAGFSPIAPVQPRHDIVSAGGGLMKQIKGAALLAILWAALTGAAFAQMTEQPDRCVIGSSSIKAGNQAAARQGAIAAALAKGIEAAVADRVESAQLASGLERVLKDVLPRSADLVQEYAILQEVASEGSLFVLVRLRVNDAMLEKELQKAGLLQEANAPIKILFMVSEKRDGEPACWWKDPMAQPALDTTEILLHQTFQDLGYDPVNRVTAFPGKDVAASMRALDLRDEDIYRWGGLYGVEWVLSGRSEVQSEGKVSLDLKVYDVRARKVLAQSRVVESPGGGGSAEESDLAALDRAVRKAAAELQQGRSAAPDRASGEVRTLEVFLKGFRSYEEVNRFQSFLASGVPGVQSVKPSRAGRDGVGYEVLFRGDVAQLLTVVDQSPNRPFAMRGETGPDGALIFSVSPSGY, from the coding sequence TTGAAGATGGCCGGTCCTTTGCATCTGGCGGGCATTGAGGTTCAGAAGCTGCAGGCGGCCGGGTTTTCACCCATAGCCCCTGTGCAGCCGAGGCACGATATCGTTTCAGCAGGGGGTGGGTTGATGAAGCAGATAAAGGGAGCGGCTCTGCTGGCGATCCTCTGGGCCGCGTTGACGGGAGCCGCCTTCGCGCAGATGACGGAGCAGCCTGACCGGTGCGTGATCGGCAGTTCGTCCATAAAGGCGGGGAACCAGGCGGCAGCCAGGCAGGGGGCGATCGCCGCCGCCCTCGCGAAGGGGATCGAGGCGGCTGTGGCTGACCGCGTGGAGAGCGCGCAGCTTGCGTCCGGGCTTGAACGGGTCCTCAAGGACGTGCTCCCGAGATCCGCGGATCTTGTCCAGGAGTATGCCATCCTGCAGGAGGTTGCATCGGAAGGGAGCCTTTTTGTGCTCGTCAGGCTGCGGGTGAATGACGCCATGCTCGAGAAGGAGCTTCAGAAAGCGGGCCTCCTCCAAGAAGCGAACGCCCCGATCAAGATCCTCTTCATGGTGTCCGAGAAGCGAGACGGCGAACCGGCCTGCTGGTGGAAAGATCCCATGGCGCAGCCGGCGCTCGACACGACCGAGATCCTTCTGCATCAGACGTTCCAGGATCTGGGTTACGATCCGGTGAACCGGGTGACCGCCTTCCCCGGCAAAGACGTCGCCGCGTCGATGCGTGCTCTGGACCTGCGGGATGAGGACATCTACCGCTGGGGTGGGTTGTATGGGGTGGAATGGGTGCTCTCGGGCCGAAGCGAGGTTCAAAGCGAGGGGAAGGTTTCTCTCGACCTGAAGGTCTATGATGTGCGCGCTCGGAAGGTGTTGGCTCAAAGTCGCGTTGTCGAGAGTCCGGGGGGTGGCGGGAGTGCGGAAGAGTCCGATCTGGCCGCATTGGACAGGGCGGTCCGGAAGGCGGCCGCCGAGCTTCAGCAGGGGCGTTCAGCGGCCCCGGACCGTGCTTCGGGTGAAGTGAGGACGCTCGAGGTGTTTTTGAAAGGCTTCCGATCCTATGAGGAAGTAAATCGGTTCCAGAGCTTTCTTGCAAGCGGCGTCCCCGGCGTGCAGTCGGTCAAACCCAGCCGCGCCGGGCGCGATGGGGTCGGCTACGAGGTCCTCTTCAGGGGCGACGTGGCGCAGCTGCTCACGGTCGTCGATCAGAGCCCGAACCGCCCCTTCGCGATGAGGGGGGAAACAGGTC
- a CDS encoding Glyceraldehyde 3-phosphate dehydrogenase, NAD(P) binding domain-containing protein, which produces MADIMGGGSGQGGKLGINGLGRIGKMTLWHHVARKYFGEVVVNVGRGVGTSLADLAHYMVHDSTYGSLGGYLYGYQAGPVVEALDESAGTLRLDGVPVKVLRETRNPAEIAWAANGVELVVDTTGQFIDPTLPVDAPKGSARGHLAAGARKVIVSAPFKIKDKAKSMPGDAVTTVMGVNENAYDPKVHKIVSNASCTTTCLAHMVKPLLDHFGADRILTASMATIHAVTSSQQVLDRMPGTGATDLRKNRGILNNIILTSTGAANTLGLVIPEMKDIGFMAESVRIPNSTGSLVILVVNLQEDPTGEGIRREDINAVYREAAEKDARGYLHYSEEQNVSSDIIGLPRAAALIEGHETLTRTAEVAIDLGKVCGIDSRPAAGPPAERVRIAITQAVIYGWYDNELGCYVNMLGDRTVSIAEAME; this is translated from the coding sequence ATGGCGGATATCATGGGCGGCGGATCCGGTCAGGGAGGCAAACTCGGCATCAACGGCCTCGGCCGCATCGGCAAGATGACGCTCTGGCACCACGTGGCCCGGAAATATTTCGGGGAGGTGGTGGTCAACGTCGGGCGCGGTGTGGGCACCTCCCTCGCGGATCTCGCGCACTATATGGTCCATGACTCGACCTACGGGTCGCTCGGCGGCTACCTTTACGGTTACCAGGCGGGTCCGGTGGTCGAGGCGCTCGACGAATCGGCCGGCACCCTGCGCCTGGACGGCGTGCCGGTGAAGGTCCTGCGGGAGACGCGCAACCCGGCGGAGATCGCCTGGGCCGCGAACGGGGTTGAATTGGTGGTCGACACGACCGGGCAGTTCATCGATCCCACCCTGCCCGTGGACGCGCCGAAGGGGAGCGCGCGGGGGCACCTGGCCGCAGGGGCGCGCAAGGTGATCGTCTCGGCGCCCTTCAAGATCAAGGACAAGGCCAAATCGATGCCCGGGGACGCGGTGACGACCGTCATGGGCGTCAATGAAAACGCCTACGACCCGAAGGTGCACAAGATCGTATCGAACGCCTCGTGCACGACCACCTGTTTGGCGCACATGGTGAAGCCTCTGCTCGATCACTTCGGAGCCGACCGGATCCTGACGGCCTCGATGGCCACGATCCACGCCGTGACGTCCTCCCAGCAGGTCCTCGACCGGATGCCGGGCACGGGGGCGACCGATCTGCGGAAGAACCGCGGCATCCTGAACAACATCATCCTCACGAGCACAGGGGCCGCCAACACGCTCGGGCTCGTCATCCCCGAGATGAAGGACATCGGGTTCATGGCGGAGTCGGTCCGGATTCCGAACTCGACCGGCTCCCTCGTCATCCTCGTCGTGAATCTGCAGGAGGACCCCACCGGGGAGGGCATCCGGCGGGAGGACATCAACGCCGTCTACCGGGAGGCGGCCGAAAAGGACGCGCGCGGGTACCTCCATTACTCGGAGGAGCAGAACGTCTCCTCCGATATCATCGGGCTGCCGCGTGCGGCGGCCCTGATCGAGGGGCACGAAACGCTCACGCGGACCGCCGAGGTGGCGATCGACCTCGGGAAGGTCTGCGGCATCGACTCGCGCCCGGCGGCGGGCCCGCCGGCCGAACGCGTGCGGATCGCCATCACGCAGGCCGTCATCTACGGCTGGTACGACAATGAACTCGGGTGCTATGTCAACATGCTCGGCGATCGGACGGTCTCCATCGCAGAAGCGATGGAATGA
- the miaA gene encoding delta(2)-isopentenylpyrophosphate tRNA-adenosine transferase (Evidence 2a : Function from experimental evidences in other organisms; PubMedId : 1594459, 1999389, 2020545, 2656644; Product type e : enzyme), whose translation MHRERSKVIVIAGPTAGGKTALAVELAQRLDAEVVNADSMQVYRGMDIGTAKPTLSERAGIPHHLLDVVDPDQPFNAAIFRSLALPAVHDIVRRGRVCLVVGGTGLYIRSLLGGLMPVPPSDPAVRNALIAEWKDGGLERLHARLERLDPEAAAKIHPHDGLRITRALEILALTRRKASALVRAHGFGDGTLSALKIGLDVPRSKLYEKIDVRSLHMMRSGLVEETEGLLRSGFSPDLKPMQAIGYRHAVGFLQGRWSMDETAALLQRDTRRYAKRQLTWFKADPEMHWMAPEAVDRVLAVIRRHLETDDDTLTDSSGARAG comes from the coding sequence ATGCATCGGGAACGGTCCAAGGTCATCGTGATCGCCGGACCGACGGCCGGCGGCAAGACCGCGTTGGCGGTCGAACTGGCGCAGCGCCTCGACGCAGAGGTGGTGAACGCCGATTCCATGCAGGTTTACCGCGGGATGGATATCGGTACGGCGAAGCCTACCCTTTCCGAGAGGGCCGGGATTCCTCATCACCTGCTCGACGTCGTGGACCCCGACCAGCCGTTCAACGCGGCGATCTTCCGCTCCCTGGCGCTTCCGGCCGTCCATGACATCGTCCGCCGCGGCAGGGTCTGCCTGGTCGTGGGCGGAACAGGGCTCTATATCCGGAGCCTCCTCGGGGGTCTGATGCCCGTGCCGCCGTCCGATCCGGCCGTGAGGAATGCCCTGATCGCGGAATGGAAGGATGGCGGCCTCGAGCGCCTGCACGCGAGGCTCGAACGGCTGGATCCCGAGGCGGCCGCGAAGATCCACCCGCACGACGGGCTGCGGATCACACGGGCCCTGGAGATCCTGGCTCTGACCCGGCGGAAGGCCTCCGCCCTGGTCCGTGCCCACGGGTTCGGCGACGGGACGCTCAGCGCCCTGAAGATCGGTCTGGACGTTCCAAGATCGAAGCTTTATGAGAAGATCGATGTGCGCAGCCTCCACATGATGCGCTCGGGCCTGGTCGAAGAGACCGAGGGTCTCCTCCGCAGCGGGTTCTCCCCGGACCTGAAGCCGATGCAGGCGATCGGGTATCGCCATGCCGTGGGTTTTTTACAAGGCCGGTGGTCTATGGATGAAACGGCGGCGCTGCTCCAGCGGGACACCCGGAGGTACGCGAAGCGGCAGTTGACCTGGTTCAAGGCGGATCCGGAGATGCATTGGATGGCGCCCGAGGCGGTGGACAGGGTGCTCGCCGTAATCCGTAGGCATCTCGAAACAGACGACGATACGCTCACAGATTCGAGCGGCGCGAGGGCTGGCTGA